In one window of Musa acuminata AAA Group cultivar baxijiao chromosome BXJ3-2, Cavendish_Baxijiao_AAA, whole genome shotgun sequence DNA:
- the LOC135631116 gene encoding uncharacterized protein LOC135631116 produces the protein MEKIRCGQVSAAMKKGKKKQAKGELDRLKQAEKKKRRLEKALATSAALRSELEQKKQKKIEEQKRLDEEGASIAEAVALHVLGGEDADESCHFMINNTSKHNHWEYSSNIDISMDYQSFTNYSIDGWGLGTNAYNPSWKWNSWGIGLPLPPQLFTEDVQSPHFHKASQGPDISAEILAAQAVSSLQIAEDPHAAQFVGQGAATITNKMLGGSSTSDKVNIYRKI, from the coding sequence ATGGAGAAAATAAGATGTGGTCAGGTAAGCGCGGCCatgaagaaaggaaaaaagaagcagGCCAAGGGTGAGCTGGATCGTCTGAAGCAGGCTGAGAAGAAAAAGAGGCGCTTAGAGAAAGCACTTGCAACTTCTGCTGCTCTACGATCTGAATTAGAGCAGAAGAAACAGAAGAAGATAGAAGAACAGAAAAGGCTGGATGAAGAAGGAGCCTCAATTGCTGAAGCAGTCGCTCTTCATGTCCTAGGAGGGGAAGATGCCGATGAATCCTGTCATTTCATGATAAACAATACCAGTAAGCATAACCATTGGGAGTATTCAAGTAATATTGATATTTCCATGGATTATCAAAGCTTCACAAATTATTCTATTGATGGATGGGGGTTGGGAACCAACGCATATAATCCTTCATGGAAGTGGAACAGTTGGGGGATTGGATTGCCATTGCCTCCTCAATTATTTACGGAAGATGTTCAATCACCACATTTTCACAAGGCAAGTCAAGGACCAGATATTTCTGCAGAAATTTTGGCCGCACAGGCTGTTTCATCACTGCAAATTGCAGAAGATCCACATGCAGCTCAATTTGTTGGACAAGGAGCTGCAACCATTACTAATAAAATGCTGGGAGGCAGCAGTACCAGTGACAAAGTCAACATTTACAGGAAGATATAA